The Pseudoalteromonas nigrifaciens genome segment GGGCTTAAAATATACTTTTAGATCCAATTTTAGGTTTATATATTTTTTGTAAACTTGATTAAATACAGCGGCTTTTAGTTTTGTTTATTTATGTTTGTAGTAGCGACAAGTAAATTCGTTCACTTTTTGTTGACATTCAAAAACAATAAAGGGAATATGCTCGCTAGCCGGGCTTATGCTCATCTGGTGTTTTGCACAAAAAGTAAATGTTTAAGGTAACCCAATGAACGCTAAAATTGATTTAGTAATATTTGATTGCGATGGGGTAGTCATCGACAGTGAAATACTCAGCGCTCAAGTGTTGATTGATATGCTTGCGTATTTAACGGTTAACATTGACCGCGGATATGTACAGCAACACTTTTTGGGGTGTAATTTTAAAACCGTAAGTCAAAAAATCCAAAACGCCTTTAATGTCACTTTGCCAAATAGCTTTGAAGATGATTACCGAGAAGCGCTCTTAAACGAGTTTGGTTCAGCGCTCAGTACAACCGATGGCATAAACGAAGTACTTAATAACTTAGCTGTGCCCAAATGTATTGCCACAAGTAGCAGTCCAGCACGTACAGCTAAAGCATTAGATATAGTTAATTTAAGTAACTGTTTTAGCAATACGATATTTACCAGCAGTGAAGTAAAGCGTGGTAAACCCGCCCCCGACTTATTTTTACATGCAGCTAAGCAAATGGGCGTAAAACCAGAGCATTGCTTGGTAATTGAGGACAGCGAAGCTGGCGTATGTGCAGCCATAAATGCCAATATGCAAGTACTGCATTACAGTGGCGGGCAGCACATGCAAACGGCCATTAACTATGTTCATAAAGCGTATCCAAATATTGCTCACTTAACTCATTGGCAGCAGTTTTTTACAGCTTATCCTGCACTTAAAAGTAAAAACATTTAAACATGGCTACTTATACCAACACACATTTATAGGGTTTATAAGTGGCAAAATATAAGCGTTGTTAGTACTGGTATTAATTATAAAAACTAAAACAAGTGGTTACGCGTTTATAAAACTAAATTATAAGAAGCAAAGTCTTTAGGTATTAAGTACTTTGCTGTTAACAACTAGGAAATACCATGGCAACGAGTCCACACACACACACATTTAAAGATGTAAACGAAGAGCAACTTCCGGTTGCTAATAATAAGCTTCACGGCTGGAAACATTTTGCAGGGCTATACGCTGGTGAACATGTTGCTGCCACTGAATTTGTTATTGGCGCAACCTTTGTTGCATTAGGCGCATCAACCATCGACATTCTATTGGGGTTATTAATAGGTAACCTGTTAGCAATGTGTTCTTGGTGGCTAATTACGGCACCCATTGCAGTACAAACCCGCTTAAGTTTATATAACTACTTAAACAAAATTGCTGGTAACTCAATGACCAAGCTCTATAACTGGGCTAATGTAGTTATTTTTAGTGTTATATCGGCGGCCATGATCACGGTATCCTCCACCGCCGTGCGGTTTTTGTTCGACATACCCGCGCAGCTTGATTGGTATCCAAACAGCTTTTGGTTTGTCGCCATTGTTTTAGCCGTTGGCTCAATTGTTGTATTTGTTGCTATGTATGGCTTTTCAACCGTTGCTGACTTTTCAAAACTGTGTGCGCCCTGGCTATTTGTTATATTTATTGCAGGCTCGTTCGCGTTATTCCCTGAGCTTTCAAACCACGTATTGGGTTCTACCTCTTTAACTAGCTTTAGCGACTTTATGACCATAGGCGACTCCTCCATCTGGACGGGCACCAATGCCGATGGTGAAAAAGGCATTGGCCTATTAGAAGTGATTGGCTTTGCATGGGCTGCTAACTCAATTACTCACTTTGGTTTAATCGACATGGCTATTTTTAGATTTGCTAAACGCAAAAGCTATGGCTTGTTCTCTGGTGTGGGTATGTTTTTTGGTCATTACTTAGCGTGGATCTCTGCCGGTATTATGGGCGCAGGTGTTGCGGTATTACTTAAAACAACCATTTCATCACTTGATCCGGGCGATGTTGCATACCATGCATTAGGTTGGACTGGCTTTGTTATTGTAATTATTGCCGGTTGGACTACAGCTAACGCAAACCTATACCGCGCTGGCCTTGCAGCACAATCTATATTTGTTAATCAGTCACGTGAGCGCACCACCGCCATAGTAGGTGTGGTAACCGTAATTATTGCGTGCTTCCCGTTTGTATTTTCACAAATGCTACCACTACTTACCTACGCCGGTTTATTAGTTGTGCCAGTGGGCGGCATTGTATTTGCCGAGCATGTGTTATTTCCTAAAATTGGCTTAACACGTTACTGGGCTAAATATAAAAATATTACCCGCAGTATCCCTGCTATTGCCTCATGGGCACTTGCACTTGTGTTCGGTTTTGGCTTAAACGCAATTGATGTAATGTCGTTTTACTACTTGTTTATTCCTACCTGGATTTTCACCATCGTTATTTACACACTTTTAGCTAAAAAATACGGTGCCGGTGAAGATTACACGCAAGAGATTGCAGCAGAAGAGCAAGAGCAACGTGATATTAAAGAATATCAAGCAGCTGAGGCTAAAGACATTCCAAAGCCAGTAATTGATAGCTCTGTATTTACCAAAGTTCTTAATGGCATATCGACTATTTCATTAGTGATTATTTTTATATTTGCCAGCCAAGTGATGTTTTTCAGTGACACTATGGTGATGTACAGCGCTAATAAGTCGCAGTTCGAAATTGCCTGTTTTATTTGTACTGTTATTTATTTTGTTACTGCGTACTGGTCGTTAAAACGCCATAAAGTACTCAATACAGCATCGTAATTACTTATCGTAATACAGTATCGTAATTTATATTTTATTTTTGTTTAGTAAGGTCGCACCATGACGCAACATCAACACACAAACGCTCTTGTTACAGGGCTAAACCAACAAAGCTTGGCTCAATTACCAAGCCATGTTGACACACCAAGTTACGACCGTAGCGCCGTTAAAGCGGGGATTATTCATATTGGCGTGGGCGGTTTTCATCGTGCTCACCAAGCGGTATATGTTAACGAGCTTTTAAAAACCCCAGGCTCTGAGCAGTGGGGCATATGTGGTGTTGGCCTGTTAGAGGGTAACCGTGGTCTGCGTGATATTTTAAAGCAGCAAGATTACCTTTACACGCTAACTGTTAGACACCCAGACGGTAAAATAGATAACAAAGTAATTGGCTCAATGATCGACTTTTTGTTTGCTCCAGAGGACAAACAAGCGGTAATTAATAAACTCGCACACAGCGATACTAAAATTGTATCGCTTACTATTACCGAAGGCGGTTATAACTTTAACCCGGCAACGGGTGAGTTTGATTACAGCAATCCAGATATTATTAACGACATTAATAACCCGAACGACCCAATTACGGCGTTTGGTTACATTACTGCTGCGTTAAAACTGCGTAAAGAGCAAGGCTTGGGCGCGTTTACAGTACAGTCGTGCGATAACATTCAGCATAATGGTAACGTAACACGTAAAATGCTTTTAGCCTTTGCCTCAGAGCAAGACAAAAACCTAAGTGAGTGGATTGAGCAAAACGTATCGTTTCCAAATGCGATGGTTGACCGCATAACACCGGTATCTAAAAAGAGTGATATTGATTACGTGGTTGATGCCTATGGTGTTAGCGACGAGTGGCCAATTACTTGTGAGTCGTTTACACAATGGGTAATAGAGGACACATTTAGTGACTCTCGCCCAAATTGGGATGTTGTTGGTGCACAGTTTGTAACTGATGTGACGCCTTATGAAACCATGAAAATACGTTTACTTAATGCTGGGCATTCTGTGCTTGGTTTATTAGGTTCAATTCATGGTTATGGCACAATTGACGAAACGGTATCTGATGAATTATTTGCCACATACCTACGTACTTTTATGGATAAAGAAGTAACGCCAAACCTTGAACCGCTTGAAGGTATTGATCTTCAAAGCTACAAAGATACGTTAATAGAGCGTTTTGCTAACCCTAATATTAAAGACAGCCTGGCGCGTATTTGCAGTGAAAGCTCAGCTAAATTACCTAAATTTATTATTGCTACAATTAACGAAAACCTAGTACAAGGTCGAGATATATCGTTGGCAACACTTGTCATTGCTACTTGGTGTTTATACAGCGATAAAGGTGTAAGTGAAAAAGGCGAAAAGCTTGAAATTCAAGATGCGATGTACAAAGAGCTTAATTCTTACGCGCAAGAGACTCAAACTAGCCCGATTGCATTTTTAAAGTTAACGAGCTTGTTTGGTAAGCTTGAGCATAACGAAGCTTTTACTGCAGAGTATAAAAAATCGATTGCCGCGCTATACGCACCTAATAGTAAAATTAAAGCCATTATGCAGGCTGTACTTGAGCAAAAGAGTAACTAATTATGAGTATTTTAATTAATCATAAATCAGGCGAAAACGTAAGTGTTAGCTGCTTTGGCGAAGTGCTGTGGGATTGTTTTGACTCTGGTAAACGCTTAGGTGGCGCGCCACTTAATATGTGTGTGCGTATTAACTCACTAGGCATTAAAGCCGACATGATCAGCGCTGTTGGCAACGACGAGTTAGGCGCTGAGCTGCTCGGCGAAATTGCGAGCAAAGGCGTAAGCTGCGATTATATTGCTATTAATAGTGACAAAAAAACCAGCACGGTTGAGGTAACACTCGATAGTGGTGGCTCAGCAAGTTATGAAATAGTGGCAGATACAGCGTGGGATAATATAGCGCTTACAGATGAGTTACTGAGTAAAGTTAAAAGTAGCGATGTATTTGTATTTGGCAGCCTAATAGGGCGAAGCGAAACGTCTTTGGCAACATTAAATCAATTAGTTGATGTAGCAAACTTTAAAGTGTTTGACGTAAACCTACGTGCGCCTCACTACACATTAGCAACACTCGTAGATTTAATGAACAAAGCCGACTTCATCAAATTAAACGACGAAGAGCTATACGAAATTGCTAAAGCTATGGGTTGTAAGTTTCATTCGCTTGAGCAAAACTTAGCCTTTATTGCTGCACAAACTAATACCGAATATTTATGTGTAACTAAAGGCAGCCATGGCGCATTACTCACCATTAAAGGCGAAAACTACTATAACTCAGGCTATTTAATTAGTGTTGTTGATACAGTTGGCGCAGGGGATTCGTTTTTAGGCTCGTTAATTTATCAGCTGTGCAGTAGTGATTGCGCACAACATGCGGTTGACTTTGCTTGTGCTGTTGGTGCTATGGTCGCCGAAAGTGCCGGAGCAACACCTACTTTAACGCATCAACAAATAAATGAGTTTATGAACCCATAAATAAATTGGTGATAAGGTATTATTAATTTTTATCGATAACTTATCGGGCAGAATAAAAAAGGCAGATTTACTCAGTAAAACTGCCTTTTTTATTACTCTAAATCTTTACATTCTGCACAGTTAACGTTCAATAAGGCCACGAAATAGGTCTAAGTTATTTTATTCGACTATAGTATTAGCTAAACGTCTTATAGTAAGAATATTAATCCTTTGTTAATGTTCGTCGATTATTCACGGAATGAAAGGCCGGAGCGGCAAACAGTGCGCTCTTTAATACAAATACAAAAAGAGAAACATGCTTTATGATCATCTTTTTTATCTGCATCACAATTTTAATACTGGGTTATAAATTTTATAGTCCCTTTGTTGAAAAGCAAGCAGGTTTAGACTCAACGATTGAAACACCACAACAGCGCTTTAGCGAAGGTGTTGATTACGTGGCTATTCATCCTGTGCGTGCATTTTTAATTCAATTTTTAAACATCGCCGGTGTAGGTCCTATTTTTGGTCCTATTCTTGGTGCTTTATACGGGCCCGTTGCACTAGTTTGGATTGTACTAGGTAACGTGTTAGGTGGTGCTGTTCACGACTTCTTCTCAGGTGTTATGAGTATAAAAGAAGACGGGAAAAGCCTGCCAGAAATAGCCGGACATTACTACAACATTGTATTTAAAGGCTTTATGCTGATATTTACTGCCATGCTACTATTTTTTGTAGGCGTAGTATTTATTATGAGCCCTGCGGGCTTATTAAGTAACCTTGATTTTTTTGAAGGTACAATGCTGGCAAATAACACCTTTTGGGTGTTGGCTATTTTAGCGTATTACTTTTTAGCTACCTTGCTACCAATTGATAAAATTATTACTAAGTTTTACCCAATTTTTGGCGCTTTAATGATTGTAATGACAGTTGCTATTGCAGTTTCGTTATTAATTAACGCACCACACTTACCTGTTGCAGGTGACTTTTTAGCTTACTTTAGTGGTGATCATGCACATGACTTTTTAGAGCCCAACCCGGATGGTTTACCTACGTGGCCATTGTTATTTATAACAATTACCTGTGGCGCTATTAGTGGTTTTCACTCAACACAAGCACCTATTATTGCACGCTGTTTAACAAACGAAAAATATGTACGCCCGGTATATTACGGCGCCATGATGTGTGAAGGTATTGTTGGTTGTGTTTGGGCACTTGCTGGTATTGCAGCATTCCCAGAAGGTTATGCAGGTTTAAAAGCATTACTTGATCAAGGTGGCCCAGGTTTAGTAGTTAATCATATTGCTAATAGCTACTTAGGTGTATTTGGTGGTGTTATGGCTATTATTGCTGTAGCTGTATTCCCAATCACTTCAGGTGATACTGCGTTCCGTTCACTGCGTTTAACTGTAGTTGATGCGTTTAATATTCCACAAAGCTTACGTAACCGTTTATTAGTAGCGATTCCAATTTTAGCAATTGCTTACTTTATGACTAAGCTCGACTTCTCGCTTATTTGGCGCTACTTTGCGTTCTCAAACATGCTGCTTTCTACTAGCGTATTATGGCTGGCAACTAAGTACTTGTTTGACCGCGGTGCATTCCATTGGATTGCCAGTATTCCTGCAGTAATTGCCACAGCAGTGACGCTTTCATATATTATGACAGCGGCAATTGGTCTTAACCTATCAAGTGATATGGGCAAACCAATTGGTGCAGTGGTAGCAGTGATTGGTTTTATTACACTTGCCATAGTGCACTCTAAGCACAAAGGTAGAGTAAAAGTTATTAATTAAAAAATGACTATAAATCATAAGTGTTAATTAAAAACGAGCAGTTAAACCTGCTCGTTTTTTTATGCCTAATAATAAAAGCTCCATCATACTTACGGCTAAATAACATGACTTAATTTAATGCTACCAATATAACTGTTATTATTTGTTAATTGCTTTAACTGAGTTAGGAAAAAAAATGAAAATAGCCGCTGATTTTAGTAAGCGCGTTGTTGTACATAGTGAAAAACTAGAGTGGGTAGCCTCGCCAATGGCGGGAGTACATAGACGCCCTTTGGACAGAGTAGGCGATGAAGTTGCCCGCGCTACAAGCATAGTGCGCTATGCGCCTGGAAGTGAATTTTCGCCGCATATACATACAGGTGGTGAAGAGTTTTTAGTGCTCGATGGCGTATTTCAAGATGAGCACGGCGATTACCCTGTAGGTAGTTATATTCGCAATCCTCCCCAGTCAAAGCACAAACCGGGATCTCAGGGGGGCTGCGTAATATTTGTAAAATTGTGGCAGTTTCAACCACAAGATAGACAGCATGTGTGTTTACACACTAAAAAAATGCAAGGCGTTACGCACCCCCAGTTTAATAATGTTAGCGTAATTTCTTTATATAAAGATAACTTTGAAGAGGTAAGCTTACTGCACTTTAAACCTAACGCCGACATGGTTATAAATGCAAAGGATGGGGCTGAGCTGTTAGTACTTGAGGGGTTGCTTAACGAGCAAACAGATACCCTTATTAAAAATAGCTGGTTAAGAGTGCCTATTAATAGCACTGTTAATGCTAAAGCAGGAAGTACAGGCGCAACAGTCTGGCTTAAAACCGGTTATTTAACTGATGTAGCAAACCAAATCACTCGATTAAAAAATGCATAATTAACCACTTCAAATGAAGTAGCAAAACACCCGTTATAGCTGATCTTTGAGTTGTATCAGTATGAGCGCTAAGCTATCACCTATACTCAAAGTACATTTATTGTAAGAGTACTTATTATGGTTGGTTTAACGCACGGTTTATCTATTGGCATTGAACGCTCAGGAAGTGAGTTTTTTTTAACACTAAAAGCAGTAGGCACATTAACTCACAAAGATTATAAGATTATTACGCCCATGATCGACTCAGCCCTAAGTAAAGTGGATCACCCTATAGTTAAAGTGCTGATAGATGGCTCACAATTAGAAGGTTGGGAGCTTAGAGCTGCATGGGATGACTTAAAGCTTGGGTTAAAACACGGTAACAATTTTAAAAAAGTGGCTGTTTACGGCAATAAAGAGTGGCAAGCAACCTTGGCCAAAGTAGCGGGCTGGTTTGTAGCAGGTAAAATAGCCTACTTTGAAAACGCCACCACAGCCATTGAGT includes the following:
- a CDS encoding HAD family hydrolase, which codes for MNAKIDLVIFDCDGVVIDSEILSAQVLIDMLAYLTVNIDRGYVQQHFLGCNFKTVSQKIQNAFNVTLPNSFEDDYREALLNEFGSALSTTDGINEVLNNLAVPKCIATSSSPARTAKALDIVNLSNCFSNTIFTSSEVKRGKPAPDLFLHAAKQMGVKPEHCLVIEDSEAGVCAAINANMQVLHYSGGQHMQTAINYVHKAYPNIAHLTHWQQFFTAYPALKSKNI
- a CDS encoding purine-cytosine permease family protein, which translates into the protein MATSPHTHTFKDVNEEQLPVANNKLHGWKHFAGLYAGEHVAATEFVIGATFVALGASTIDILLGLLIGNLLAMCSWWLITAPIAVQTRLSLYNYLNKIAGNSMTKLYNWANVVIFSVISAAMITVSSTAVRFLFDIPAQLDWYPNSFWFVAIVLAVGSIVVFVAMYGFSTVADFSKLCAPWLFVIFIAGSFALFPELSNHVLGSTSLTSFSDFMTIGDSSIWTGTNADGEKGIGLLEVIGFAWAANSITHFGLIDMAIFRFAKRKSYGLFSGVGMFFGHYLAWISAGIMGAGVAVLLKTTISSLDPGDVAYHALGWTGFVIVIIAGWTTANANLYRAGLAAQSIFVNQSRERTTAIVGVVTVIIACFPFVFSQMLPLLTYAGLLVVPVGGIVFAEHVLFPKIGLTRYWAKYKNITRSIPAIASWALALVFGFGLNAIDVMSFYYLFIPTWIFTIVIYTLLAKKYGAGEDYTQEIAAEEQEQRDIKEYQAAEAKDIPKPVIDSSVFTKVLNGISTISLVIIFIFASQVMFFSDTMVMYSANKSQFEIACFICTVIYFVTAYWSLKRHKVLNTAS
- a CDS encoding mannitol dehydrogenase family protein — encoded protein: MTQHQHTNALVTGLNQQSLAQLPSHVDTPSYDRSAVKAGIIHIGVGGFHRAHQAVYVNELLKTPGSEQWGICGVGLLEGNRGLRDILKQQDYLYTLTVRHPDGKIDNKVIGSMIDFLFAPEDKQAVINKLAHSDTKIVSLTITEGGYNFNPATGEFDYSNPDIINDINNPNDPITAFGYITAALKLRKEQGLGAFTVQSCDNIQHNGNVTRKMLLAFASEQDKNLSEWIEQNVSFPNAMVDRITPVSKKSDIDYVVDAYGVSDEWPITCESFTQWVIEDTFSDSRPNWDVVGAQFVTDVTPYETMKIRLLNAGHSVLGLLGSIHGYGTIDETVSDELFATYLRTFMDKEVTPNLEPLEGIDLQSYKDTLIERFANPNIKDSLARICSESSAKLPKFIIATINENLVQGRDISLATLVIATWCLYSDKGVSEKGEKLEIQDAMYKELNSYAQETQTSPIAFLKLTSLFGKLEHNEAFTAEYKKSIAALYAPNSKIKAIMQAVLEQKSN
- a CDS encoding carbohydrate kinase family protein: MSILINHKSGENVSVSCFGEVLWDCFDSGKRLGGAPLNMCVRINSLGIKADMISAVGNDELGAELLGEIASKGVSCDYIAINSDKKTSTVEVTLDSGGSASYEIVADTAWDNIALTDELLSKVKSSDVFVFGSLIGRSETSLATLNQLVDVANFKVFDVNLRAPHYTLATLVDLMNKADFIKLNDEELYEIAKAMGCKFHSLEQNLAFIAAQTNTEYLCVTKGSHGALLTIKGENYYNSGYLISVVDTVGAGDSFLGSLIYQLCSSDCAQHAVDFACAVGAMVAESAGATPTLTHQQINEFMNP
- a CDS encoding carbon starvation CstA family protein; the encoded protein is MIIFFICITILILGYKFYSPFVEKQAGLDSTIETPQQRFSEGVDYVAIHPVRAFLIQFLNIAGVGPIFGPILGALYGPVALVWIVLGNVLGGAVHDFFSGVMSIKEDGKSLPEIAGHYYNIVFKGFMLIFTAMLLFFVGVVFIMSPAGLLSNLDFFEGTMLANNTFWVLAILAYYFLATLLPIDKIITKFYPIFGALMIVMTVAIAVSLLINAPHLPVAGDFLAYFSGDHAHDFLEPNPDGLPTWPLLFITITCGAISGFHSTQAPIIARCLTNEKYVRPVYYGAMMCEGIVGCVWALAGIAAFPEGYAGLKALLDQGGPGLVVNHIANSYLGVFGGVMAIIAVAVFPITSGDTAFRSLRLTVVDAFNIPQSLRNRLLVAIPILAIAYFMTKLDFSLIWRYFAFSNMLLSTSVLWLATKYLFDRGAFHWIASIPAVIATAVTLSYIMTAAIGLNLSSDMGKPIGAVVAVIGFITLAIVHSKHKGRVKVIN
- a CDS encoding cupin domain-containing protein → MKIAADFSKRVVVHSEKLEWVASPMAGVHRRPLDRVGDEVARATSIVRYAPGSEFSPHIHTGGEEFLVLDGVFQDEHGDYPVGSYIRNPPQSKHKPGSQGGCVIFVKLWQFQPQDRQHVCLHTKKMQGVTHPQFNNVSVISLYKDNFEEVSLLHFKPNADMVINAKDGAELLVLEGLLNEQTDTLIKNSWLRVPINSTVNAKAGSTGATVWLKTGYLTDVANQITRLKNA
- a CDS encoding STAS/SEC14 domain-containing protein, with the translated sequence MVGLTHGLSIGIERSGSEFFLTLKAVGTLTHKDYKIITPMIDSALSKVDHPIVKVLIDGSQLEGWELRAAWDDLKLGLKHGNNFKKVAVYGNKEWQATLAKVAGWFVAGKIAYFENATTAIEWLKE